In Apis mellifera strain DH4 linkage group LG1, Amel_HAv3.1, whole genome shotgun sequence, the sequence ttcttctttttttcagaagTTGGATGAAAAAGGGACGCGGATATATTCTTTCGGTGAAAGAAAGCCATGATAGAATTGCTAAATTGAAAGCATTTGCATAACAAGAACGTTTTGAGGATGACGCTGATGTTTCTCAACGCCTTTTACGTGATAATGTGTGGCGTTTATAGTTGTTCGtttgattatttgttattgtcGAGGATACTATTCTATGTAAATTGTGCAGTTTGTCGGTTAAACGGAggtgaagaattttttaatgtttaacgCCTGACATTGTTCCtagatttatatatcgattgatgatttttgaagatttataaatccatagaattcttttatgaagaataaatttaaattctaggTTTCTGAGAATGTATACATTTTTCCATCAAGTATTTACAAAAGtttttgtcaatatttttttttaattctttgattaaaaaattttttttggcatctaataataattgtgataaaagtattttaatgaaaaatattttaatctataaaaaaattgctaaaaCAGAGTTTtggttaattttttcatattctttatttcgtaGAATCGAAAAGAATTGCATTAAAGAATGCCGACAGCGATAATTGCATGGTTCGTGACCAAGAAGTATATTTTCACAGACGACTGTACCGGAGTTTCGCGGAGAAAGAGATTTCCGGGCTCCTTTCAATGAACGGCCAACATTCTCATggtgagaaaatatatttcacacgACGATGATCATTCTCGCgtttctcttcattttttttttaccaaaatttccaaaaatttatttaaatccaggaaatccaataaattattttgaaatcgaaACGTTATTCTtccacatttaattttaattctaaaaaacgaaatctatttttagaaatttctcgaataattttttcattgcaGAATTTCATGCAAATATATTAGacattctataatattctttaatattctatataaaatatctacgaaattaaaatttaaaaataattatataaatacaatttgtttattttataaacataggTATGATGTACAGGTGGCAAAGGACGACAACCGCCTCGATGATTAATTCGCATCACGCGTATACAAGCGCATAATTGCATGCCCTTTGCACCATGGTTGAATACGAAACAGAAAGAAACATTGTTTGCGAACTGTCatcgatattaattacaaaatcaaCGTCTTTCACAGGAAGAAAAGCCGGGAATACTTATGATCGCATTTAACTTTAAGGACTGGAAAAAACAaccaagtaaaatatttttataataatgaatttcttattgatgttgaagaaaaattcaatctgatgaaataataatgtttatttataaattttaataattattagagaaCAGAATCtatcaaaatgatttttatataattttctagcAGTTTAGCATGTGTCAttagagattaattaatttattttttaatttattttctttttgtttgttgacatataattttgatgaagaaactatttttgaaatcaatgataaataatcaaaaattgaatctgaattttaattgttcagtttaagtttttattaaaatatatttagattgaaGAAAACAAGAGGAtagatatatcataattattttaaaaatataattttaaaaaaaaaataattaaaaaaaaatattttttatttttaaatactttcttcctttcaaacaaaatacaattaataaaaattctctatattataagaaaaatgatatgcACAAAAAATAGATTGATTTTAAACACTTGTTTCTGATTGACATTCTTGGAACAAATGCATGTTTGAGTAATTACAATGattaaatcagaaaaattaaaaaaggaaactcAATATCTCGGTTAAAATTTCGTGTGTTCATTCATAAGAGGAAACAAtgtcaacaattttttaatataatacgatattcaattgaatatttatgacaatgatatgaaaaattgttaaaaaagaaattaatatttaatatatgaaatctaGTTGTTTTTaacatgtttataaattttcaagattcataaaaattattaatttcacttatatttcattattaattagaaactttattaaaacaaggacaatattttacgtatccttgattttcataaattaaaataaaaatctatatttttctccttcacaaaattatataaaaaatattcattacttTCATTAAACTTtccattatttgaataaaataaaaaaatatttaaatataatttttcactacACGTCAAACTTACCAACACAATCGTAACTCGTCCCCACTGATCTATCACgattattctcttctttctctcctatCAGAACACTATAGATCACTATATGCGAGACACTGAAATTCGATTAACTGTTTGTTATCTGTCGAACAACTTATGCCAAGTGTCTCTAAAAGCCACGAGAATCTAAAGAAACAAACTCTATCCCCAACCTACTTGCGCGAAAACTTGGAGAGAGACATAGAAAAAGTTTCGCCGCGAGTTCTTCTAAACCGATTATTACTATCGACTagggaattttttattcgcgaGATTGCAACCAGAGAAGGCGAAGAGTCAACCGGAATATTGAccggaaggaaaagaaaatgtgtTACCGACAGGTGAGAA encodes:
- the LOC100577977 gene encoding uncharacterized protein LOC100577977 isoform X1, coding for MTLMFLNAFYVIMCGVYSCSFDYLLLSRILFYVNCAVCRLNGESKRIALKNADSDNCMVRDQEVYFHRRLYRSFAEKEISGLLSMNGQHSHGMMYRWQRTTTASMINSHHAYTSA
- the LOC100577977 gene encoding uncharacterized protein LOC100577977 isoform X2, translating into MTLMFLNAFYVIMCGVYSCSFDYLLLSRILFYVNCAVCRLNGESKRIALKNADSDNCMVRDQEVYFHRRLYRSFAEKEISGLLSMNGQHSHGGKGRQPPR